A genomic segment from Necator americanus strain Aroian chromosome III, whole genome shotgun sequence encodes:
- a CDS encoding hypothetical protein (NECATOR_CHRIII.G11779.T1): MCRPYTYPSPSCSIFNYSLHGIYPSVAIRQTKKLYLSTELPVNANLGTSSIQLGQDDQVISLQCDQRSEIGFR, from the exons ATGTGCCGTCCTTACACATATCCaagcccatcctgttcgatttTCAACTACAGCTTGCATGGAATCTATCCATCTGTCGCCATTCGACAAACGAAGAAACTTTACctctcgactgaactgcctgtcaacgccAA TCTGGGAACATCTTCAATACAACTTGGACAAGATGATCAGGTGATCTCCTTGCAATGTGACCAACGAAGCGAAATCGGTTTTCGGTGA
- a CDS encoding hypothetical protein (NECATOR_CHRIII.G11780.T1): MYEVLERIILERPIKHREETTRDEKADFRLGQSTFGVFIVRSVIEIWQWTLPVEFRHPRHYAKNSKELSADIVLAPSGRPLTDFENANDVVMFTARRETPSCCQACIKLAD, encoded by the exons ATGTACGAGGtgttggagcggattatcctggagcgacccattaaacatcgcgaagaaacaacgcgtgACGAGAAAGCTGACTTTCGTCTTGGCCAATCTACGTTTGgagtgttcatcgtcaggagcgtgatcgaaatctggcagtg GACACTTCCTGTTGAATTTCGCCATCCaagacattatgcgaagaataGTAAAGAATTATCTGCCGATATCGtcctagcaccatcaggacgcCCCTTGACCGACTTCGAGAACGCCAACGACGTCGTTATGTTCACGGCGCGGCGCGAAACTCCATCGTGTTGTCAAGCCTGTATCAAGTTAGCCGACTAA
- a CDS encoding hypothetical protein (NECATOR_CHRIII.G11781.T1): MFFAILVLTSTPTPPTPLLSHVPKKSSSPVSYTALRGLLAGPTCGIQGCHESVLAQQKQEVHPLNPPASLDKHKVALGSRLAPYPPPGDAPRD; encoded by the exons atgttctttgctatactcgtgttgacgagtacgccaactccaccaacacctttactgtcgcatgttcctaagaagagttcttctccagtttcatatactgcgttgagagg gcttttggccggaccgacgtgcgggatacaaggatgtcatgagtcagtcctggctcagcagaaacaggaagtccatcccctgaatccacctgcgtctctggacaagcacaaggtcgctcttggttcgcgattagccccctatccgccacccggggacgcgcctcgcgactaa
- a CDS encoding hypothetical protein (NECATOR_CHRIII.G11782.T1) produces the protein MWSNTSFDYLRRLPSNIKLRRRRSRSFLYGPGEFNAKVGPRRTPEELHIWTHGLQWNDQVERLSKFIMTTKTIHGNLQFEKPSSLRWTWESPGGGYRNKIDHIIVNKRFCLTDVAAVPKFYAGSDHRLLRERFSFTRRAEKAAKFRERNPRTIINWDLFATLASFCTPSISQAERMLTEFDETCGCIGLQLNLQKTMFMRNGWISDAPFTLNGTKISECTSYVYLDRELNMMP, from the coding sequence atgtggtccaacaccagctttgactatcttcgtcgcttaccctccaacatcaagctacgaagaagaagaagtcgaagctttctatatggacctggagaattcaacgccaaagttggcccaagaagaacgccggaggaacttcacatctggactcacggcctacaatggaacgaccaAGTGGAGAGGCTCTccaagttcatcatgacgactaagaccatccatgggaacttgCAATTcgagaagccctcctctctacgctggacgtgggagtcacccggtggagggtaccgtaataaaatagaccacatcatcgtcaataaaaggttctgcctgacggacgtcgctgctgtaccaaagttctatgcGGGATCGGACCACCGCCTCCTTCgagaaagattttccttcacaaggagagcggagaaagccgccaagttcagagagagaaatcccaggactatcatcaactgggatctcttcgctacgctagccagCTTTTGCACACccagcatcagccaagcggaacgaatgctgaccgaattcgacgaaacatgtggatgtatcggtcttcagctgaatctgcaaaagacgatgttcatgcgtaacggCTGGATCTCAGATgctccattcacgctcaacggaacgaaaatatccgaatgcaccagctacgtttatctggatcgggaattgaacatgatgccGTGA
- a CDS encoding hypothetical protein (NECATOR_CHRIII.G11783.T1), with the protein MNDLTPELGRRRRAAWGACKSIEDVVKKTRNTWLRAHLYNTTVLLALTYASETWAFRKQEENAMSVIERAIETLMLGVSRFTQVRDGIRNSLLRQRSKIRDTAAFAKESKISEIKRTTERPTRWSDFFTKSFKEKYDALVSHAKGGTTGLLWHAIGTSGRITGARLSSSKINGSRGDQGDQGDSAIVLKTGNQSAYGETSLNVQ; encoded by the exons atgaacgacctgacccccgagctgggcaggaggagaagagcggcttggggagcgtgcaagagcatcgaggatgtagtgaagaagaccaggaacacctggctccgtgctcacctctacaacaccaccgtacttcttgCTTtaacctatgcttcggaaacttgggcatttcgcaagcaggaagaaaacgcaatgagcgtcattgaacgcgcaattgagacaCTGATGCTAGgggtatcccgtttcacgcaagtgagggacgggattcggaattctctcctacgtcagcgatcgaagattagagacaccgccgcgtttgccaaagaaagtaaaataag CGaaattaagcgcactacagaaAGACCGACtcgatggtcagacttcttcacgaagtccttcaaagaaaagtatgatgctctcgtgtcccacgcgaaaggaggaaccactgggctactatggcacgcgatcgggacaagtggaagaattactggcgcccgcttgagcagttcgaagatcaacgggagtcgaggtgatcaaggtgatcaaggtgatagtGCAATAGTACTCAAAACTGGGAATCAGAGTGCTTATGGagaaaccagtctgaacgtacaatag
- a CDS encoding hypothetical protein (NECATOR_CHRIII.G11784.T1), translating into MIGAGVGMGPSPVLYNSATPAGLRFAGFENGKRLRLVLIPLPEGNKFAVNFRTPYDIAFHFNPRFDEDCVVSNSTRNGGWLNEERTNNPFQVGKVYTVEFVSNYGQIQVLLNGVPFTTFAERLPGHDINSVEVEGGVHVHSAHVF; encoded by the exons ATGATTGGTGCAGGTGTTGGCATGGGACCATCTCCCGTTTTGTACAACTCA GCTACTCCTGCTGGGCTCAGGTTCGCTGGTTTTGAGAATGGCAAGCGACTTCGCCTAGTTCTAATTCCACTTCCTGAAGGCAACAAATTTGCG GTTAACTTCCGCACACCTTATGACATCGCATTTCACTTCAATCCTCGATTTGAC GAAGACTGTGTAGTCAGCAATTCCACGCGAAACGGAGGCTGGTTAAATGAGGAACGTACTAACAATCCGTTCCAAGTGGGAAAAGTTTATACAGTCGAGTTCGTCTCCAATTATGGACAGATACAG gTCCTCCTCAATGGGGTTCCCTTCACAACATTCGCTGAACGCCTGCCTGGCCACGATATTAACTCCGTTGAAGTCGAAGGTGGCGTCCACGTTCATTCCGCCCATGTGTTCTAG